In Papaver somniferum cultivar HN1 chromosome 1, ASM357369v1, whole genome shotgun sequence, a genomic segment contains:
- the LOC113294175 gene encoding polyol transporter 5-like — MGVDEGKAVNHETRNTLSIATPEKPKRNKFAFACAILASMTSILLGYDIGVMSGAVIFIQDDLKINDVQVEVLVGILNLYSLFGSAAAGRTSDWIGRRYTIVLAAVIFFVGAIIMGLAPNYAILMIGRFVAGIGVGYALMIAPVYTAEVSPASSRGFLTSFPEVFINAGILLGYVSNYAFSKLPEHLGWRFMLGIGAVPSVFLGLGVLAMPESPRWLIMQGRLGDARVVLNKTSDSKEEAELRMSEIKEAAGIPEELTDDIVTVPKRSHGEGVWRELLIRPTPAVRRVLIAAIGIHFFQQASGIDAVVLYSPRIFKAAGITKKTDLLGATIAVGFVKTSFILVATFFVDKVGRRPLLLSSVGGMIMSLAGLGIGLTVIDHSDSKLIWAIALSIAAVLAYVAFFSIGMGPITWVYSSEIFPLKLRAQGCSMGVAVNRVTSGVISMTFISLTKAISTGGAFFLFTGVASIAWIFFFTFLPETQGRTLEDMDTLFSGFHWRDSKSKGNAVKQDKADNGQVQMATNGQPA, encoded by the exons ATGGGTGTAGATGAAGGTAAAGCAGTTAACCATGAAACTAGAAATACCCTCTCCATTGCTACGCCGGAGAAACCCAAGAGGAACAAATTTGCTTTTGCTTGCGCCATTTTGGCTTCCATGACTTCCATTTTGCTTGGCTACG ATATTGGTGTAATGAGTGGAGCAGTAATATTCATCCAAGATGATCTGAAAATAAATGACGTACAAGTAGAAGTCTTGGTTGGAATTCTAAATCTGTACTCACTATTCGGTTCAGCAGCAGCCGGTAGAACATCAGATTGGATAGGACGGCGATACACAATAGTATTGGCTGCTGTTATTTTCTTTGTGGGTGCCATAATCATGGGTCTCGCTCCAAATTATGCTATTCTCATGATTGGCAGATTCGTAGCTGGAATTGGTGTCGGTTATGCTCTGATGATTGCACCCGTCTACACAGCTGAAGTCTCACCCGCTTCATCTCGAGGATTCTTAACATCATTCCCTGAAGTTTTCATCAACGCCGGGATTCTGCTCGGTTACGTTTCGAATTACGCATTCTCAAAGCTGCCTGAGCATTTGGGCTGGCGATTCATGCTTGGAATCGGTGCTGTCCCTTCCGTATTCTTAGGACTCGGTGTACTTGCCATGCCTGAGTCACCTCGTTGGTTGATTATGCAAGGTAGACTCGGTGATGCACGAGTTGTTCTAAACAAAACGTCCGATTCGAAAGAGGAAGCTGAGTTAAGAATGAGTGAGATTAAAGAAGCTGCTGGTATACCAGAAGAGTTAACTGATGATATTGTTACTGTTCCAAAACGATCCCACGGTGAAGGTGTATGGAGAGAACTTCTAATTCGTCCTACACCGGCCGTTAGACGTGTTTTAATCGCGGCAATTGGTATTCATTTCTTCCAACAAGCATCAGGTATTGATGCTGTTGTTCTTTACAGTCCTAGGATTTTCAAAGCTGCAGGAATCACCAAGAAAACTGATCTTTTAGGTGCAACCATTGCTGTTGGGTTTGTTAAGACCAGTTTCATTTTGGTTGCCACATTTTTCGTAGATAAAGTAGGGAGAAGACCTTTGCTATTGAGCAGTGTAGGAGGAATGATTATGTCACTAGCTGGACTTGGGATTGGATTAACAGTTATCGATCATTCTGACAGTAAATTAATCTGGGCTATTGCTTTGAGCATAGCAGCGGTTCTAGCGTACGTTGCATTTTTCTCCATCGGAATGGGACCGATTACGTGGGTGTACAGCTCTGAGATCTTTCCATTGAAATTACGGGCTCAAGGTTGCAGTATGGGAGTAGCGGTAAACAGAGTTACAAGCGGGGTTATCTCAATGACGTTTATCTCATTAACAAAGGCAATCTCAACCGGTGGAGCTTTTTTCCTTTTCACCGGAGTTGCATCTATAGCTTGGATTTTCTTCTTTACGTTCTTACCTGAAACACAGGGTAGAACTCTGGAAGATATGGATACGCTGTTCAGTGGTTTTCACTGGAGAGATTCAAAGAGCAAAGGTAATGCCGTCAAACAAGATAAAGCTGATAATGGTCAAGTTCAAATGGCGACTAACGGTCAACCAGCTTAA